The Engraulis encrasicolus isolate BLACKSEA-1 chromosome 22, IST_EnEncr_1.0, whole genome shotgun sequence genome includes a region encoding these proteins:
- the LOC134438533 gene encoding uncharacterized protein LOC134438533, translated as MEFIENVLSFSYFTTISHGLFIAVVIPVLFLWKGTVHGLQEKWHGSSLDIVHQGARITELNLQNKKLQDELQASRHSQLAAEQENLILKATIYTLQRQNNSKEERIKFLNKKLSQQTDMVIIQIEPESQPLEPRDGSAQYITVLQHKLSVLENKEMSYKTRIASLEMAAHKRLIKSSALHRQLAHKSDEVFFLHHRLMESMKRVAVMRGTRFVPPPLHRQNQKSKYGRVRDSWNKILTRTRLHVIPEERRDVVGLPMMNPRMAAPHQATRMAAPHQATRMAAPHQATRMAASNRANRMAASNRANRMAAPHRASNATAAAHRASFHL; from the exons ATGGAATTCATAGAAAACGTGCTATCGTTTTCTTATTTTACGACCATCTCTCACGGC cTGTTCATTGCTGTGGTGATACCGGTGCTGTTTCTGTGGAAAGGAACAGTTCAT GGCCTACAGGAGAAGTGGCATG GTTCCAGTCTGGATATTGTGCATCAGGGGGCCAGGATTACTGAACTCAACTTGCAG AACAAGAAACTGCAGGATGAGCTCCAGGCTTCCAGGCATTCCCAGCTTGCAGCGGAACAAGAAAACCTCATTCTGAAGGCCACGATTTACACACTACAAAGGCAAAACAACAGCAAGGAGGAGAGAATCAAATTTCTCAACAAGAAACTGTCACAACAGACTGACATG GTGATCATCCAGATTGAACCGGAGAGCCAGCCTCTTGAGCCTAGAGATGGTAGTGCCCAGTACATCACAGTTCTTCAGCACAAGCTCTCTGTGCTGGAAAACAAGGAAATGTCCTACAAGACCAGG ATTGCCTCTTTGGAAATGGCCGCCCATAAGAGACTT ATCAAATCATCAGCCTTACACAGACAGCTTGCGCACAAAAGTGATGAGGTCTTTTTCCTCCATCATAG GCTTATGGAGAGCATGAAGAGGGTAGCTGTGATGAGGGGAACCCGTTTTGTCCCCCCACCTCTTCACCGCCAGAACCAGAAGTCCAAATACggaagag TGAGAGACAGCTGGAACAAGATCCTGACCAGGACTCGCCTTCATGTG ATTCCTGAGGAGAGAAGGGATGTTGTAGGCCTACCGATGATGAACCCCAGAATGGCTGCACCTCACCAGGCCACCAGAATGGCTGCACCTCACCAGGCCACCAGAATGGCTGCACCTCACCAGGCCACCAGAATGGCTGCATCCAACAGGGCCAACAGAATGGCTGCATCCAACAGGGCCAACAGAATGGCTGCACCTCACCGCGCATCCAACGCAACAGCTGCAGCTCACCGTGCCTCCTTCCACCTGTAG